A single genomic interval of Methylocystis sp. IM3 harbors:
- a CDS encoding TolC family protein, with protein sequence MTLTSCTVGPNYEPPRLEFVSFRYGSENLEKRERAAPPLDRWWEGFSDPVLVAIVQRVLDQNFELATAFARVQEARAVAAESDAQRLPTVAFDTSTTFEHQSLDGKLGTIANGLPTFYRDQRDYRMGLVASWEIDLFGGIQRGAAATQDEAQAAEADQAGSRVIVAADAADAYFQICGFRGRLAIAESQIQTDERLLKLVRDRFKAGAAQAREVAQAEALLQQARATVPSLHIALDRQLNRLDVLMGVQPGTYSREIAISRDIPSVPAIPRKAQPTEILRRRPDVIAAERRLAATSERIGAAISDYYPKVFLPGVLGLDSVSGARLFTPGALGALGAGALRWRLFDFGKVDAEVAKARGTNAVALANYRQTMLRAIEDVENSLSVFIQTQHDSAELKAEVKALTKARDLSEQAYRAGSITLTDVLDADRQLLSARDHLSASRADVARAAVGVFRSFGGGWTP encoded by the coding sequence ATGACCTTGACGAGCTGCACTGTTGGCCCGAATTATGAACCGCCGCGACTTGAATTCGTCTCCTTTCGGTATGGAAGCGAAAACTTGGAAAAGAGGGAACGCGCTGCTCCACCCCTCGATCGCTGGTGGGAAGGATTCAGTGATCCAGTACTGGTCGCGATTGTGCAAAGGGTGTTGGATCAGAACTTTGAGCTCGCAACAGCTTTCGCTCGAGTGCAGGAGGCGCGCGCTGTCGCAGCCGAATCCGACGCACAACGCCTACCCACGGTTGCTTTCGATACTTCGACGACATTCGAACATCAGAGCCTTGATGGTAAGTTAGGTACGATTGCAAATGGTCTTCCTACCTTTTACCGTGATCAACGAGATTATCGTATGGGCCTTGTCGCGAGCTGGGAGATAGATCTCTTCGGAGGGATTCAACGAGGCGCCGCCGCGACGCAGGATGAAGCACAGGCAGCCGAAGCTGACCAGGCGGGGAGCCGTGTAATCGTTGCGGCTGATGCGGCGGATGCCTATTTTCAAATATGTGGCTTTCGTGGGCGGCTTGCTATTGCCGAGAGCCAAATTCAAACTGATGAGCGCCTTCTCAAATTGGTACGAGATCGTTTTAAAGCCGGTGCTGCGCAAGCGCGGGAAGTAGCGCAGGCGGAGGCGCTTTTGCAACAAGCCCGCGCAACTGTTCCATCACTCCACATCGCGCTCGACCGACAGTTGAACCGGTTAGATGTTCTTATGGGTGTCCAACCTGGCACATATAGCCGTGAAATCGCGATTTCACGTGACATTCCATCTGTCCCGGCAATCCCACGAAAGGCTCAACCAACCGAGATCCTCCGTCGTCGACCTGACGTGATTGCCGCAGAGAGACGACTCGCTGCTACTAGTGAGCGAATTGGAGCAGCAATCTCCGACTATTATCCGAAAGTGTTCCTTCCTGGAGTACTGGGGCTTGATAGCGTGAGTGGCGCGCGGCTTTTCACTCCCGGAGCTCTTGGAGCGTTGGGAGCTGGCGCTCTGCGGTGGAGATTATTTGATTTCGGCAAAGTCGATGCGGAAGTCGCAAAGGCGCGCGGAACCAACGCCGTCGCACTGGCGAACTACCGACAAACCATGCTTCGCGCGATTGAAGACGTTGAAAATTCTCTATCCGTCTTTATCCAGACGCAACACGACTCGGCTGAGCTCAAAGCAGAAGTAAAAGCGCTTACCAAGGCGCGTGATTTATCGGAGCAGGCCTATCGCGCGGGTTCGATTACGCTGACAGACGTGCTAGACGCAGACCGACAACTCCTGTCTGCCCGAGATCATCTCAGCGCTAGTCGAGCCGACGTTGCAAGAGCGGCCGTAGGCGTCTTCCGATCGTTTGGTGGCGGCTGGACTCCATGA
- a CDS encoding efflux RND transporter periplasmic adaptor subunit gives MKSPLWQLGAGSVARHRFAKLGVRFWTGSTIAALTSAFILTAYCLTAPNSTAVAPTPPSVTVSVPLLRDVDSKAQFLGQFSAVDYVELRPQVGGTLTHIGFKDGDIVEKGELLFEIDPTPYQIKLSEATAQLKSAVAHLDLANREKLRATTLGRTGAGTTQSVDQRNAEFQAAQAAVDNARAMVRDAQFDLDHCRIVAPFKGRMGSHLASIGNLIAGSRAGASPATLLATIVSTDRIYLNFDMSEADLRDFLLLHHKIQTLASIVDVSLSDEAGFTHQGVLDFVDNSIDRSSGTIHARATILNEDLLLTPGGFARVRLQTTPPSPTLLLPDAAILPDQSQHIVLTVGPNDTVVPKPVQLGDLRGGLRVIRSGLTSTDRVLIDSIPTVAPGLKIIPHTGSIRFVSGRD, from the coding sequence ATGAAAAGTCCGCTTTGGCAATTAGGGGCAGGTTCGGTCGCTCGTCATCGCTTCGCAAAGCTAGGCGTGAGGTTTTGGACCGGCTCGACAATAGCGGCTTTAACGAGCGCTTTTATTCTGACCGCATATTGTCTCACCGCACCCAATAGCACGGCCGTAGCGCCAACTCCCCCGAGCGTTACTGTTAGCGTGCCACTTCTTCGCGATGTCGACAGCAAAGCACAATTCCTTGGTCAGTTCTCTGCCGTCGATTATGTTGAATTGCGGCCTCAAGTGGGAGGCACACTCACGCATATCGGCTTCAAAGACGGAGATATCGTCGAGAAGGGAGAACTCCTGTTCGAGATCGACCCCACGCCCTACCAAATTAAGTTGAGCGAGGCGACGGCACAATTGAAAAGTGCAGTTGCGCACCTCGATCTTGCGAATCGGGAAAAATTGCGGGCGACAACGCTCGGTCGGACCGGCGCAGGAACTACTCAAAGCGTCGATCAGCGCAACGCAGAATTTCAAGCCGCGCAAGCCGCCGTGGACAACGCAAGAGCCATGGTGCGGGATGCGCAGTTTGATTTAGATCACTGTCGAATCGTCGCGCCTTTTAAGGGCCGCATGGGTTCCCACCTCGCATCCATCGGAAATCTCATCGCGGGCAGTCGCGCGGGAGCAAGCCCCGCTACTCTACTTGCCACGATCGTGTCGACTGATCGCATATATTTAAATTTCGACATGAGCGAAGCCGACCTCCGGGACTTCTTACTCCTCCATCACAAGATCCAGACCCTCGCGAGCATAGTGGATGTATCTCTAAGCGACGAGGCCGGCTTCACCCATCAAGGCGTGTTAGACTTCGTCGATAATTCAATTGACCGTTCCAGTGGAACAATACATGCGCGTGCGACCATTCTCAACGAAGATCTATTGTTGACACCAGGTGGGTTTGCTCGAGTCCGGCTGCAAACCACGCCCCCCTCACCCACCTTGCTTCTGCCAGACGCTGCTATCCTTCCCGATCAGTCGCAACACATCGTCTTAACCGTAGGTCCGAACGACACTGTCGTGCCAAAACCCGTTCAATTGGGCGATCTTCGAGGAGGCCTCAGAGTCATTCGTTCAGGGCTGACTTCGACTGATCGTGTCCTAATCGACAGCATTCCCACGGTCGCGCCAGGGTTAAAAATCATTCCCCATACCGGCTCGATCCGATTCGTCTCCGGTCGGGACTAA
- a CDS encoding putative quinol monooxygenase: MNQDAKREWLNTNVLYAVAVAIWIVAIWITAFYVASAAVADESAGVGGNSFLLGGSLATAGVLTVFSVRELIGAYRACFATSAEYSANRVQPTPTKETKKMTKPGLFVALEAKPGKEQQLADFLRNALPLVEAEPATASWFAIQISPSKFGIFDTFSDEAGREAHLAGEVAKALMGRAADLLASAPSIEKLEVLAEKLPNLR; the protein is encoded by the coding sequence ATGAACCAAGATGCGAAGCGCGAGTGGCTCAATACCAATGTCCTTTACGCGGTTGCGGTCGCAATCTGGATCGTAGCGATCTGGATAACAGCGTTTTATGTCGCAAGCGCTGCTGTCGCGGATGAAAGCGCTGGCGTCGGCGGGAATAGCTTCCTGCTAGGTGGTTCCTTGGCGACAGCTGGTGTTCTCACAGTCTTTTCCGTTCGCGAACTCATCGGTGCCTATAGAGCCTGCTTCGCAACGAGTGCAGAATACTCTGCAAATAGAGTTCAACCCACCCCCACAAAGGAGACAAAAAAAATGACTAAACCTGGACTGTTTGTTGCTCTTGAAGCCAAGCCTGGAAAAGAACAGCAGTTGGCAGATTTCTTGAGAAATGCGTTACCCCTCGTCGAGGCTGAACCGGCCACGGCAAGCTGGTTTGCGATTCAAATAAGTCCATCGAAATTCGGAATTTTTGACACCTTCTCCGATGAGGCCGGACGGGAAGCTCATCTGGCGGGAGAGGTGGCCAAAGCTCTAATGGGGCGTGCGGCGGATCTATTGGCGAGCGCCCCGTCGATTGAAAAGCTCGAAGTATTGGCGGAAAAGCTCCCGAATCTGCGGTGA
- the ftsH gene encoding ATP-dependent zinc metalloprotease FtsH translates to MNSVWKRLSPWIFFFVVVGLLVSTFYLQSQRKNVGLEMTFSNFLSQLHEGRIHDVTISGQEIVGHFSDNRTFQTYSPPHTNVSERLLSSQVEITARPESAGTRFWWTVLTIGLPIILIAIWAYLWRFTQTGGLGGIRSTGLGKSKAKLLTAMSGKVTFDDVAGVDEAKEDLQEIVEFLRDPGKFQRLGGHIPRGVLLVGPPGTGKTLLARAIAGEAGVPFFSISGSDFVEMFVGVGASRVRDMFDQAKKNAPCIIFVDEIDAVGRHRGAGLGGGNDEREQTLNQLLVEMDGFEANEGIILIAATNRPDVLDPALMRPGRFDRQIQVPNPDFIGREKILKVHSRKVPLAPDVDLKVVARGTPGFSGADLMNLVNEAALLAARRSKRIVTNQEFEDSRDKIMMGAERRTLSMTEEEKKLTAYHEGGHALVQLTVPGAMPIHKATIIPRGRALGMVQGLPERDHVSQTFEQLTAMLAIAMGGRVAEELIFGHDKVTSGAASDIQQCTRVARAMITQLGFSDKLGTVAYAEPQQEQFLGYSLGRQQTLSEATQQMIDAEVRRLVQEAYDKARQILTEKKAQLDTLADGLLEFETLTGEEMKHLLQGKRPVRESMDVTPPDNESPNPNLSENSVSQANPQGAMEPMAAYRVRGEANLGTDQFVGSSR, encoded by the coding sequence ATGAATTCCGTGTGGAAGCGTCTATCGCCATGGATCTTCTTTTTCGTGGTCGTTGGTCTGCTCGTATCGACGTTCTACCTTCAAAGCCAGCGAAAGAACGTTGGTCTCGAGATGACCTTTAGCAATTTCTTATCGCAGTTGCATGAAGGTCGCATCCACGATGTTACCATTTCCGGGCAGGAAATAGTCGGTCACTTCAGCGACAATCGCACCTTCCAAACTTACTCGCCGCCGCACACGAACGTGTCTGAGAGACTTTTAAGTTCTCAGGTCGAAATCACAGCAAGGCCTGAAAGCGCAGGGACGCGCTTTTGGTGGACCGTGCTGACAATCGGGTTGCCGATCATTTTGATCGCAATTTGGGCTTATCTCTGGCGCTTCACGCAAACCGGCGGGCTCGGCGGCATCCGATCAACAGGACTGGGGAAGTCAAAAGCGAAGCTCCTTACAGCGATGTCCGGCAAGGTGACATTTGACGACGTCGCGGGCGTCGACGAGGCGAAAGAAGATTTGCAGGAGATCGTCGAGTTCCTGCGCGATCCGGGCAAGTTCCAGCGGCTCGGCGGGCACATCCCGCGCGGCGTGCTGCTGGTCGGCCCGCCCGGCACTGGCAAGACCCTTCTCGCCCGCGCCATTGCGGGTGAAGCGGGCGTGCCCTTCTTCTCGATCTCGGGCTCGGACTTCGTCGAGATGTTCGTGGGCGTCGGCGCGAGCCGCGTGCGCGACATGTTCGACCAGGCTAAGAAGAACGCCCCCTGCATCATCTTCGTCGACGAAATCGACGCGGTCGGCCGTCATCGCGGCGCCGGCCTCGGCGGCGGCAATGACGAACGTGAGCAGACGCTGAACCAGCTGCTCGTGGAGATGGACGGCTTCGAGGCGAATGAAGGCATCATCCTCATCGCCGCGACCAACCGCCCCGACGTGCTCGATCCGGCGCTGATGCGTCCGGGCCGCTTCGACCGTCAGATTCAGGTGCCAAACCCCGACTTCATCGGCCGCGAGAAGATCCTCAAGGTTCATTCCCGCAAGGTGCCGCTGGCGCCGGATGTGGACCTGAAGGTGGTCGCGCGCGGCACGCCGGGCTTCTCGGGCGCCGATCTGATGAACCTCGTCAACGAGGCGGCGCTGCTCGCCGCGCGTCGTTCGAAGCGCATCGTCACGAACCAGGAGTTCGAGGACTCGCGCGACAAGATCATGATGGGCGCGGAACGCCGCACGCTCAGCATGACCGAGGAAGAGAAGAAGCTGACGGCCTATCACGAGGGCGGCCACGCGCTGGTTCAGCTCACCGTGCCGGGCGCGATGCCGATCCACAAGGCGACGATCATCCCGCGCGGCCGCGCGCTGGGTATGGTGCAGGGCCTGCCCGAGCGCGATCACGTGTCGCAGACCTTCGAACAGCTCACGGCCATGCTGGCCATCGCCATGGGCGGCCGCGTCGCCGAGGAGCTGATCTTCGGCCACGACAAGGTCACCTCCGGCGCCGCCTCCGACATCCAGCAATGCACGCGGGTGGCGCGGGCGATGATCACGCAGCTCGGGTTTTCGGACAAGCTGGGCACGGTGGCCTATGCCGAGCCGCAGCAGGAGCAGTTCCTGGGCTATTCGCTCGGGCGCCAGCAGACCCTGTCGGAGGCGACGCAGCAGATGATCGACGCCGAGGTGCGCCGGCTTGTTCAGGAGGCTTACGACAAGGCGAGGCAGATCCTGACGGAGAAGAAGGCACAGCTCGACACGCTGGCCGATGGCCTGCTGGAGTTCGAGACGCTGACGGGCGAGGAGATGAAGCACCTTCTGCAGGGCAAACGCCCAGTGCGCGAAAGCATGGACGTCACACCTCCCGACAATGAGAGCCCGAATCCCAATCTATCCGAGAATTCGGTGTCTCAAGCCAATCCCCAAGGAGCGATGGAGCCCATGGCTGCGTATCGCGTCAGGGGGGAAGCAAATCTTGGCACCGATCAATTTGTTGGATCAAGCAGGTGA
- a CDS encoding efflux RND transporter permease subunit yields MKLSHFFIDHPRFAIVVNIFIVAFGLLTMASLPIAQYPNIVPPTIQITTRYPGASAETIARTVATPLEQAVNGVENMDYISSQSTGNGSLSITVIFKVGTDANTALMLTRNRVQDTLSRLPQEVQLQGVQVKKTIQALLLGVHVYSPDGSRSAEYLSNYMLRVRDEIARIPGVADFWALGERQYAMRIWIDPDKAAAYNISANEILNTLRAQNAQVSAGTLNQPPVTTDAAYQVNVEALGRLTTPEEFANIIVKSDIHGRVTRIRDIGRAEVGSVDYGSKAYADNYVSAPWWVIATPDANVVQLHHAIWEKMAELKKDFPTGVDYIDHLYDPTNFVDQSIENVVLTIFEAVLLVVAVVFLFLQSVRATIIPVVAIPISLVGTFSILAAFGASINNLSLFGMVLAVGIVVDDAIVVVENVERNMALGKTPREAAHQTMDEVSTALIAIALTLCAVFIPTAFISGISGLFFKQFAITIAASTLISAFVSLTLSPALCAVFLKQHSHHSERFESRILGTSFQRFNSAFECLSSNYSELTRRLVRGTAAMFAVYIGLIALTGLQMARMPTGFIPDQDIGYQAIVVMLPPGSSLERTDAVVRQVNEIALKTPGVKHTSPTTGFDVTTNTVAPNVGTIFTSLPSLYGEHEAGVNAAAMLPRLRKRLAGIKDAVIIVVNPPPVQGLGAPGGFKFILEDRADLGAQALAKAANDLVAAANKDSRFANVFTLYNSGAPSLYADIDRMKAEKLGLAPSDVFSTLQLYLGSQYVNDFNFLGRTYPVFVQGDQQFRQSAQHIAGFKVRNASGEMVPIGAVTTFKDRTSPYRVPRYNLYPAAEIQGTAGLGVASGTAMRAMEDLARHVLPPGVAYEWTDLAHQQEQQGISTLAIFAASAVFVFLVLAAQYESWKTPLSIVLIVPMCLLASVTGLQIRDMPIDILAQIGFIVLIGLAAKNAILIVEFARKREDEDGVTSEEAATHSARTRLRPILMTSFAFILGVAPLAVATGAGAEMRQSLGTAVLFGMLGVTVFGLLFTPTFYAFVRNFGHEERA; encoded by the coding sequence ATGAAACTGTCACATTTTTTTATAGACCATCCTCGGTTCGCCATAGTGGTGAACATCTTCATCGTCGCATTCGGATTGCTTACGATGGCATCCTTGCCCATCGCTCAGTACCCGAACATAGTACCTCCGACGATCCAGATTACGACGCGTTATCCTGGTGCCTCAGCCGAAACCATAGCCCGCACTGTCGCAACGCCATTGGAACAGGCCGTCAACGGCGTAGAGAACATGGATTACATCTCTAGTCAGTCCACAGGAAACGGTTCGCTTTCCATCACAGTGATATTCAAAGTCGGCACCGACGCGAATACTGCGCTTATGCTTACTCGCAATCGTGTGCAGGACACGCTATCTCGACTCCCGCAGGAAGTTCAACTCCAGGGCGTACAAGTCAAGAAGACAATCCAGGCGCTCCTGCTCGGCGTGCACGTCTATTCACCGGATGGCTCTCGTAGTGCGGAATATCTATCAAACTACATGCTACGTGTCAGGGATGAGATCGCGCGCATCCCGGGTGTGGCCGACTTCTGGGCCCTTGGCGAACGACAGTACGCTATGCGGATTTGGATCGATCCGGATAAGGCGGCCGCTTATAATATCAGTGCAAACGAAATTCTGAACACTCTTCGAGCCCAAAACGCGCAAGTTTCCGCCGGCACGCTAAACCAGCCGCCGGTCACGACAGACGCTGCCTATCAGGTAAATGTCGAAGCGCTTGGTCGCCTCACAACACCCGAAGAGTTCGCTAACATCATTGTGAAATCAGATATTCATGGGCGCGTCACTCGCATTCGCGACATCGGGCGTGCCGAGGTCGGTTCGGTAGATTACGGCTCCAAGGCTTATGCGGATAACTATGTATCGGCACCGTGGTGGGTCATCGCCACTCCCGACGCAAACGTCGTGCAGCTGCACCACGCGATCTGGGAAAAAATGGCTGAGCTCAAGAAAGACTTTCCAACCGGGGTTGACTATATCGATCACCTCTATGACCCGACCAATTTCGTCGATCAGTCGATCGAAAATGTCGTCCTCACGATCTTCGAAGCAGTCTTGCTCGTGGTCGCAGTAGTCTTCCTATTTCTGCAAAGCGTTCGGGCAACGATCATTCCCGTGGTGGCCATCCCAATATCACTCGTGGGTACCTTCAGTATTCTTGCCGCTTTCGGCGCATCGATTAATAATCTGTCGCTGTTCGGTATGGTGCTGGCCGTTGGCATCGTAGTGGATGACGCCATCGTGGTGGTTGAGAACGTCGAACGAAACATGGCGCTCGGCAAGACGCCTCGAGAGGCAGCCCATCAGACAATGGATGAAGTATCTACAGCGCTGATCGCAATTGCACTGACGCTGTGCGCTGTGTTCATTCCGACGGCTTTCATCTCGGGCATTTCGGGACTGTTCTTCAAGCAGTTTGCGATAACGATAGCCGCCTCGACGTTGATCTCTGCCTTTGTTTCTCTCACACTAAGTCCGGCACTTTGCGCAGTTTTTCTCAAGCAACACAGCCATCATTCCGAACGTTTCGAGAGCCGGATTCTGGGGACTTCTTTTCAACGTTTCAACAGCGCCTTTGAATGCCTGTCTTCGAACTACAGCGAATTGACGCGTCGGCTGGTCCGAGGGACTGCGGCTATGTTTGCTGTATACATCGGGCTAATAGCCTTAACGGGCCTGCAGATGGCTCGAATGCCGACAGGCTTCATTCCAGATCAGGACATCGGGTATCAGGCGATCGTTGTTATGCTGCCGCCAGGCTCGAGCTTGGAGCGCACTGACGCGGTCGTCCGCCAAGTCAATGAAATCGCCCTGAAAACACCAGGCGTAAAACATACTTCTCCAACGACTGGGTTTGACGTGACAACCAATACAGTCGCGCCAAATGTTGGAACGATCTTCACATCGTTACCTTCACTCTACGGTGAACACGAGGCCGGCGTTAACGCAGCCGCGATGTTGCCAAGATTGCGAAAACGGTTGGCGGGCATCAAGGACGCAGTTATCATTGTGGTCAACCCGCCTCCTGTCCAAGGCTTGGGAGCGCCGGGTGGCTTCAAATTTATTCTCGAGGATCGAGCCGACCTCGGAGCCCAGGCGCTCGCGAAGGCGGCCAACGATCTTGTCGCCGCGGCCAATAAGGATAGTAGGTTCGCGAACGTATTCACTCTCTATAATTCTGGCGCGCCGTCTTTGTACGCCGATATCGACCGGATGAAGGCTGAAAAGCTTGGTCTCGCGCCATCAGATGTGTTCTCGACCCTACAGCTGTATCTTGGCTCCCAGTATGTAAATGATTTCAACTTTTTGGGCCGAACATATCCGGTATTCGTCCAAGGGGACCAGCAATTTCGACAATCGGCGCAGCATATCGCGGGATTCAAAGTCCGCAATGCAAGCGGGGAAATGGTGCCGATTGGAGCGGTGACAACGTTCAAAGATCGCACATCGCCGTACCGTGTCCCGCGCTACAATCTCTATCCGGCGGCGGAGATACAAGGCACTGCGGGGCTCGGCGTCGCATCCGGCACTGCGATGCGAGCCATGGAAGATCTTGCGAGGCACGTACTTCCGCCTGGAGTCGCATATGAATGGACGGACTTGGCTCACCAGCAAGAGCAACAGGGTATCTCTACCCTCGCGATTTTCGCGGCCTCTGCCGTCTTCGTCTTCCTCGTACTCGCAGCCCAATATGAGAGTTGGAAGACACCGTTGTCGATCGTACTTATCGTTCCAATGTGTCTGCTTGCCTCGGTCACCGGCTTGCAAATCAGGGATATGCCCATCGACATTTTAGCTCAGATCGGATTCATCGTGCTGATTGGACTTGCAGCGAAGAATGCGATCCTGATCGTGGAGTTCGCAAGAAAGCGAGAGGATGAAGACGGTGTAACAAGCGAAGAAGCTGCGACACATTCAGCTCGAACCCGACTCCGTCCGATCTTGATGACATCATTCGCCTTTATCCTTGGCGTTGCGCCTCTTGCCGTTGCCACTGGCGCGGGAGCGGAGATGAGGCAATCACTTGGGACAGCGGTCTTGTTTGGCATGCTCGGCGTCACCGTGTTTGGGCTCCTATTCACGCCGACGTTCTACGCCTTCGTGCGAAATTTCGGTCACGAGGAGCGAGCTTAA
- the amoC gene encoding bacterial ammonia monooxygenase, subunit AmoC → MSISTQTAVGVADEAKPIVDLRGLWIGLALLNSFYLIVRIYEQIYGWRAGLDSFAPEFQTYWMSILWTEIPLELISGLALAGYLWKTRVRDMSTVTPRQEMRAIVDNVKWLVAYAAAIYWGASFFTEQDGTWHMTVIRDTDFTPSHIIEFYMSYPIYSILAIGCFFHAKTRIPYFSKGYSLAYLIVSIGPFMIIPNVGLNEWGHTFWFMEELFVAPLHWGFVFFGWMALGVFGVVLQLLLNIHRLMGKEGVALLTGE, encoded by the coding sequence ATGAGCATATCTACGCAGACTGCGGTCGGCGTGGCTGATGAAGCCAAGCCAATCGTTGACCTCAGAGGCCTATGGATCGGACTTGCTCTTCTCAACAGCTTCTATCTGATCGTGCGCATCTACGAGCAGATCTATGGCTGGCGCGCAGGTCTCGACTCCTTTGCTCCCGAGTTCCAGACCTACTGGATGAGCATTCTGTGGACAGAAATCCCGCTGGAACTCATTTCTGGTTTGGCTCTCGCAGGCTATCTCTGGAAGACTCGCGTTCGTGACATGTCGACGGTGACGCCGCGTCAAGAAATGCGCGCCATTGTCGATAACGTGAAGTGGCTCGTGGCCTACGCCGCGGCTATTTACTGGGGTGCCTCCTTCTTCACCGAGCAGGATGGCACTTGGCATATGACGGTGATTCGCGACACTGACTTCACTCCGTCGCATATCATCGAATTCTACATGAGCTATCCGATCTACTCGATCCTGGCGATCGGCTGCTTCTTCCATGCGAAGACGCGGATTCCTTACTTCTCGAAGGGATACTCGCTCGCCTACCTGATCGTGTCGATTGGCCCGTTCATGATCATCCCGAACGTTGGTCTCAATGAATGGGGCCACACCTTCTGGTTCATGGAAGAGCTGTTCGTGGCTCCGCTACACTGGGGCTTCGTGTTCTTCGGGTGGATGGCGCTCGGTGTGTTTGGCGTCGTGTTGCAGCTTCTGCTGAACATCCATCGCCTCATGGGCAAGGAAGGCGTCGCCCTTCTTACTGGCGAGTAA
- a CDS encoding GlxA family transcriptional regulator has protein sequence MNAYQGCVQMSDAALVENNESPSTSNGIAMEIVVLGFNSCLGAGFVGSVDMLKLGSQIISKEGRYQSFKVLTASFNGKPFEDSSGRLLNVETEIAALTGLTAILVPGYLCDDNAKYLSTPEIAALAAWIRRQHAMGALVCASCSGVFILGEAGLLDGRRCTTTWWRHDELKARYPRADAIWGAPLIEDQRVVTSGGPLSWIDLCLHIIRSLCGDDAAKLAADFAVVDTAPSTRTVYVPLSHLSAANPFLLEAEHAVRVAGEETVTAQDLARTLGTSDRTLNRRLKEATGETPKQFIDRVRFETARLLLETTNFPVKQLAANSGYSDAASFRRAFYRYSGMTPGAYRRNHGRVN, from the coding sequence GTGAACGCATATCAAGGTTGCGTTCAGATGTCGGATGCGGCGCTTGTGGAAAACAACGAAAGTCCTTCGACTTCCAACGGGATCGCTATGGAAATCGTCGTCCTCGGTTTCAACAGCTGTTTAGGAGCAGGATTCGTTGGGTCCGTCGATATGTTGAAGCTCGGCTCGCAAATTATCAGCAAGGAAGGCAGATATCAGTCTTTCAAGGTTTTGACCGCAAGTTTCAATGGCAAACCGTTCGAGGATAGCAGTGGGCGACTTTTGAATGTCGAAACAGAGATAGCAGCGCTTACTGGTTTAACTGCGATACTGGTGCCGGGCTACCTTTGCGATGATAACGCTAAGTACCTTTCGACTCCAGAGATTGCGGCCCTGGCAGCGTGGATTCGTCGCCAGCACGCAATGGGAGCGTTGGTATGCGCATCGTGCAGCGGTGTATTCATACTTGGCGAAGCGGGCCTGCTCGATGGACGTCGCTGCACCACCACGTGGTGGCGTCACGACGAGTTGAAGGCAAGATATCCAAGAGCGGACGCTATATGGGGTGCTCCGCTCATCGAAGATCAAAGGGTCGTAACCTCTGGCGGTCCGCTGTCGTGGATTGACTTGTGTCTACATATTATTCGTTCGCTTTGTGGTGACGATGCGGCGAAGTTAGCTGCTGATTTTGCGGTCGTAGATACCGCGCCCTCAACGCGCACGGTGTATGTTCCGCTTAGCCATTTATCGGCAGCCAATCCATTTTTACTTGAAGCGGAACATGCGGTCAGGGTTGCAGGTGAAGAAACTGTGACAGCGCAAGATCTCGCTCGAACGCTGGGTACTTCGGATCGGACACTGAATCGGCGATTGAAAGAAGCCACCGGCGAGACCCCCAAGCAATTTATAGACCGTGTACGTTTCGAAACCGCGCGCCTGTTGCTCGAAACAACCAACTTTCCTGTGAAGCAACTAGCTGCAAATTCCGGGTACTCGGACGCAGCGAGCTTTCGTCGAGCGTTCTATCGATACTCCGGCATGACGCCTGGTGCCTACCGCCGAAATCACGGCCGAGTAAATTAG